In Candidatus Bathyarchaeia archaeon, the sequence CTTCGCGGTTTTCATAATCGTTTTCGACTCTTTGACTGGGCGGTCCTTTACGAAGATTTCCACCTTCGCCTTTTTGAGCAGCAATTCGATGCCCCTCTTGATTAAAAGGCTGCGAGAAACACCGTTCCTTCTGGCCAATTCGTCTAAAGCTTCGACCACTTCCTCGCGAAGACGAATAGTAACGCTTTTCCGCATCTCAGCTCCCCCGCTCACTCCCCTACGACGATTTTCTTCACGACTTCAACAATTTTGATCGGCGCCTGAGTCTTCCAAGCCTTCCTGGGAACTTTAACGGGAGCTTGCTGAAACTCTACTTGAATGGATTCGACGCAGCCGACGGGGATGCTGGTTCCCTCGGTCGGCGTGCCATCCGTCTCCTCCGTGTACAGGATCAAGTAATGCATGTCGCCGTTAGGGTCCTTCCGGCAGCCGCGGCTGATAAATCTGCACGCGTACGTAGAAAAGGTTAGGAGGGAGTCGTTTTCTTCTTCAGTATGAAAGCCACCGCCAAAATTACTATAATAGTAACGATGATGCCGACAATCGTGAGGTAACCGCCGGGTATTTGCGCCCCTAAAGCTTCCCTGACTGTAACTGTTGTCACCTCTTTAGTGACCTCCGCTTGAGTAGGTTTGGGGGTAGGCGTAGGTGTTGGAGTTGGCGTTTCTGTAAGAGTGAGCGTTGGCGTGGGAGGTGGTTTTGTTAATTCCTCGAGTGTTCTATCCGAAAACTCTAGTTCACTCCATAAGTCGACCATATTTGCATCTACCACAGGGTAAGCTGCTGCGTTTTTTCTAGAATCGCTTGTAACCATGACGTAGAATTTTACAACATCTGATTTAAGGTAAGATTTTGGGATTTGAAATTCATAGACCATGTGCGGATCTGATGAATATGGATCCTTGCTAGCTACATTCATAACCGCCATTGCAAAATCTTCGGGATATAGTTGGAATTGTTTTTCAGGAAACTGTTCTATCTTATCCTTCCCTGTCCCCCAAGCAATAGCTGAGACAGCTTTCTCGGGTGTATGAACCATCAATATAATGATTAAGTCATCTTTTTGGAGCATCTCTCCACCATCATTTTTCGTGTCTAATAAGACTGCTGCCGAATCTTGCGCTTGTGGTTTAGAGTCGGAGACGAAATCGACTAGAAAGTAGATGAAGTCATTGTCATGTTTTACACGGAAATACGCTTCCCCTTCCCCTACTACAAAGTTTAGAGATATCTCTAACGCATCGCTCCATTCGTTCTCATAACTCCATTTACCATCTACGATACATTCATTTTCCAGTTTAGGGCAAGATATAGGCTTGGCAATGATCTGGGCAGAAAAGGTTGAAGAGACCAGCATGATCAAAACTGTAAATGAGAGAAATATACATAGTTGCTTTTTCAAGTCAACCCACAATTCTGTTATTCATAACATATTTAAAATCTTTTCTCATGAGCGCGCGCAGGTGCGTAGACTACTCCTGAAGTTGATACGCAGCTGTGGTCCCCCAGCCGTCCAAGTGACTTTATAAAACTTGGCTTGAATGAAAAAGGAATTTTAAACACTGCCTAACTAGCATTTATCGCAGAGCTTACCTTGTGGCGCATCATGTCTCCATCTTCCTATGGTTGGATGTTGAAGAAAGCTTTTTCCCTCTCTCCCCGTATTTTCATGTTCTAAAAACTTGCACCAAGTAACTTCCCTCTCGTGCACCTCACCATCAAAGGAGGCCCCACGCAACACAATTAAAGAGACCCATAAACCAAAGCTAAACCAGATCGTCCAACAGCCCAGCCAGCAACAGGTCAATCCGATCCAAGTAATCATCCACCCGGCTGAGAATGTACCGACCCAAACCCTCAGGCGGACCCCGATACCACTCAACCCACCGCCTAACCGACTCCAACACAAACCGCGCCACAACCCGATCCCTCACCACACCCAACTAAACCACACACCCCCAAAACCGCGCATAAAACCCAGAAGAATAAAAACATGAGAGGCTAAGAAAACCGCACACCGGGCCCGATAACTGTAATTGAATCTAACACTTTCTCCCAACGAAAACCTGACTTTGAATTGTAATGCGGGAACTCCTCTGAAGAAAGCATCGCTAATTTATCCAAATCATGCAGAATCTTAAACGCTTCGGTGGGGTTCCTAGGGTGATCGTGGTGTGTTCGAATGATTT encodes:
- a CDS encoding CopG family transcriptional regulator, whose translation is MRKSVTIRLREEVVEALDELARRNGVSRSLLIKRGIELLLKKAKVEIFVKDRPVKESKTIMKTAKGAEKGILILAPKGM